GGTCGATTAATTTTGCTGGTGGAGATAGTGAAGTTGATAAGTTAGCAAGCGAGAGATTTGAATGGTTTAAGAACTTGTGTACCAGttttaaaatcattgattggAACCTATTTCAATAAGGAGAGATAGTAATGTATAAATGCTTCATTTAATCGGTTTTAGATTTGCCAATCGGTTTCGACTTTGTAAATTTCTGCAAAATACCCCAAAATATGATGCCAATACCAATCAAGATTGTGAATGTAGTTATTGAATTGACTCGATCAAATGTAGTTGTTCCATGAGGTATGTCCACTGATACATGACGATCAGTTTCGATTGTATCGAAATGATAAAATACAGTgtcattttggaaatacGCTTCGTAATTGTTACCCAATAGACTCAGTCTTTTAGAATCAAATGGtgatttattcaacaagtgACCTTCTTTTACTTTACAAgcaatgaaaaattgaggTTGTGGGTTGATAATTTGAGtaaatggtgatgatgagtcGCTATTGTTTGGTAATTGGTATCGTGAATGCAAtgttaaattgaaatcaaaccTGGCCGGTGATGATACATCAGATGCTTCATCTTGttttatttcaaacaataattCACTGCCCCATTGGGATATCTTGTACTCTGGTAACTCCAAGTTTGAAACTCCATTATTGACAAgtaaagttgaatttaGTGGGATGTTTTGATACTTGTCAAATATTAAAgacttgttcaaattgagatAGTAGTAGCTGTTACAAGCCTCCACATCAGCATCGATTCCAACTATCTCGTAATTAATTGTGGACCTTAAGCCATTTTCTGTTGATACGGTAGTCGCTAATATAGGATGTAAACCTTGTGGTATTATGGAGGACGAGATTGACCCTGGTAAGTACCTATGTCTTGGcttcaaatgaaacatTGTCTTGTGTATATTTTtatcatcagcatcatcTTGTGACTCACTTTGACCATCTAAAATAACTCTCAACCCACTCAATACTAAATCATCTTTAGTTTGGGATACTTTGGCATCGTTTAAAAAGAGTCCGATCTCTTTATACTCACCTAATTTCAAATCGTAGCTGATGTCAACAACTTTGGTGACCAACTGACGTAATACTATCTGCTTAGAAGACTCATCAGCATTGTATACTAAATCGAATGTGGAATCGTAATCTTGTACATCATAATACTTGATCCAAGACGATTGTGCTTGTAATTGAGCCGGTTGTGATGAATAATAGTACAATGAATTCACGGCAGTGGTCCATTCAGTCGCGTTGATATCCAAATTGACCACCTCCTTCAAAACATTACTCAATTCTTggaaaaattcatcatcatcatcatcattcaCAGTATTTCTAGGAATCACATAAATATTCAAACCCGTAGTGAAATCGAATGGGAAAAGTGGATTCACATCAGCATACAGtttctttgattgaatACGCAATTGCCGAATATATTGAAGTGGTGTGGCAATAGGTATTGTGAATTTattctcaattgaaaatcgTTGTTCTGATGAGGGTGCTgttaatttgaaatttgttgagttgaGGTTTTGAATTACATCATCGTGTGAAGACCCGGGATTGAAAATAGTCAGTCTTTGTCTCATTTTGGAGTAGATGGTGATTGCAATAcgaatttgaagatgacTTACCTTTTAGATCAAGTGCCGCCGTTTAAATCTGTTTGGGCGCGGTGTTTGTGGGCGCAAAAATACTTCCGAGTTGTATGCAGAACTTTAGAGATCCACAGTTAAGAGAAGTAACAAATATATGTAGAAAGGACAGTGGTTATCAAAGTCAGTACATCGAGAGGCAGataatttctttaatttgCTTGCTTCAATCAATAGAATATGTATTAAGTATTATTGAATATTAATTTGAACTGAATAGATCTATACGAAATAACGTAGCGCATGGAATTTGATTATAGCGTGACGACTGGTGTTGTGTATTGGGCCCAAACCTCCACATGTTAGTCCACGACTCTGATTCAATGATGTTTCATCTCGCctcattgacaatttttACATTCTAAATCCTTATAACTTTAGGCAAATCTGACCACTGATTAATAACAAAAGTTGAGTTTTCACCATTCAAATGGAAGATGGAATTGATAGCTTGAAGAACATcaaaggaaattgaatggCCAGTGATATAATAATACAAATTTTCACTTGACTGAAGTAATTTCAAAGGTAATATCCAGACTGTGTAGTAAATCAATAATACTACCAATGATAAGAGTAAACCATTAAAGACGATGGCCTCTCCTAATGTTGAATATGGCAAAGGAGTTGAATAGAAGTAAATGTAGTAGAAACTATTCAATTTGTAAAGTAAGTagtttgatgattttaaGTTTTCTTGTCTTTCTAGTAGTTCTTGGGTTGAAGCTGGCATTGTGTGATGAAAAGTGTGTTGAAATAAGCAAATGGGATAAGTATTTAGAGTTGTGGGAATTGGTTAAGTAGTTACCTACTAGGAATAGCTGGTATCTTCGTGAAAACGGTCGAAGTGACGTAGGATTGAGGGAAATAAAGTCGATTATATATACCGAGCAACGAAGATGGAGAAAAAGACTCAATTAGGGAATCC
This region of Candida orthopsilosis Co 90-125, chromosome 6 draft sequence genomic DNA includes:
- a CDS encoding Pbn1 protein (S. cerevisiae homolog PBN1 has mannosyltransferase activity, has role in ER-associated protein catabolic process, GPI anchor biosynthetic protein processing and localizes to endoplasmic reticulum), which encodes MRQRSTIFNPGSSHDDVIQNLNSTNFKLTAPSSEQRFSIENKFTIPIATPLQYIRQLRIQSKKSYADVNPLFPFDFTTGLNIYVIPRNTVNDDDDDEFFQELSNVLKEVVNLDINATEWTTAVNSLYYYSSQPAQLQAQSSWIKYYDVQDYDSTFDLVYNADESSKQIVLRQLVTKVVDISYDLKLGEYKEIGLFLNDAKVSQTKDDLVLSGLRVILDGQSESQDDADDKNIHKTMFHLKPRHRYLPGSISSSIIPQGLHPILATTVSTENGLRSTINYEIVGIDADVEACNSYYYLNLNKSLIFDKYQNIPLNSTLLVNNGVSNLELPEYKISQWGSELLFEIKQDEASDVSSPARFDFNLTLHSRYQLPNNSDSSSPFTQIINPQPQFFIACKVKEGHLLNKSPFDSKRSSLLGNNYEAYFQNDTVFYHFDTIETDRHVSVDIPHGTTTFDRVNSITTFTILIGIGIIFWGILQKFTKSKPIGKSKTD